In the Lates calcarifer isolate ASB-BC8 linkage group LG16_LG22, TLL_Latcal_v3, whole genome shotgun sequence genome, GATGAAGTCTTCCACATCCACAAGGCCGCAGAGGATCTGTTTGTGAACATCAGAGGGTAAGAGGGTCTATATTTGAAGACGCCACATTGGGCTTGGGAGCGCTgtgaaagacatttttcactattttccaACAGCCCTACGTAACGCCATAGTTTCAGATATCAGAGAACTGTatcacagtcacacatacatTATAATACAAAtgctttgttcttttttgctcttttaaCACATCCTTTcttcttgtgtgttttctagCTACAACAAACGCATCAACGACATCAGAGAGTGCAAAGAACAGGCCCTGTCTCATGCGTACGTACATAATCTCATCATTAATCCCTTCACCATATCCCAACTGGAATTTTCATCCTgtcttaagattttttttccacacacacacacacacacacacacaaaaatcatattttatcaCTTTATTTCACTGCCCACATTTCTAGTTTCGTgaaattattttcctgttttcccttttttaactCTCACTTTATCTTTGCTtcttgtgtgtctctctcaggGAGTCTCGCACAATTCACCTTCTTCTTCCCTTCATCCCTCATTCAAttctttctcctgttttatcctctcctctttgtcttcccctctgtctcATCTCTGCCTTTATCCTCATTACTTATTCCATCTTCCCCTTTCATCTTCGTTCGCATTCTTCTGCCATCACTGTCATCTACTTACTACTTTTTTGTCCTCTTGCAGGATTGTCCTGAAAGTGTCAAAATACCATTTAATCATGATGCTTGTGTTTTTTGATGCTCTGCTCTGacttgctctgtctgtctgacactCTGCAGAGGCTCCATGCACAGAGAAAGACGCAAGTTCCTCAGATCAGCTCTGAAGGAGTTGGCAACTGTTTTAGCCGATCAGCCTGGACTGCTGGGTCCTAAGGTAACACAAAATACCATCttaaacagtgaaataacaaattaaataaCCCTACAGTCCATTTTAAAGGAGCTGGGTTTGCAGCACTAAATGACAAACCTGGTTAAGTAAAACCTTATGCAGTATCATTTAAAATAGCAAAATACCACCTTAAATAACTCTAATTAGAGAGTTTATTGACTTAAATATCACAAtactaaaatataaagtaactTTAAATGATCAGAATACACAAGTGTTTCAGGTCAGCTCTAAAGAAGGGGGCTCTTGCAGCTGAAAACTAAGGTGTACATACATTCATTCAATACATTCATTTCCCTTTTATAAAAACATtgttacaacaataaacacaaacgGCATAAAGAGattaatacaacacacacattttacagatgCGTATCTAGTTAAACACAAccttaaaaacattaaacatttcaaCTTAAATGGGCCTATATTATGACTCAGTTCTCCTAAACACTGCAGTACCACCTTAAATAATGTTGCATAGCTATCACAGCTTAGTAGGATGGATTTTACCACCTTAAAAAGCCCTGTAAATTCCTCTGGCCAGATGGAGACCTCCATGAATCTATAATAGAATATAACTGCTAAGCCAGACTGACTGTAAACATTTAGCATATTTGGATCAGAGACTCTGAGGATGAAGTTGCTGCCAACTGCTCTTGGTGATTTATCTGAGAATGATTTATCTTGCAGGAGTTTTtaccatttctttttcttctcttcaaatctctctctctctctctctctccctctctctctctctctctctctctctctctctctctctctctctctctctctctctacttccTTCTATATTTCTCTgatttctgtccctctctgtcccaCTAGGCATTATTTGTGTTCATGGCATTGTCATTCGCCCGTGACGAGATCATCTGGCTGCTTCGACACGCAGACAACATCCAGAAGAAAAGCACAGACGACTTCATAGACAAGtacgcgcacatacacacacctacgcgaacatgcacatacacactgcaaGTGCATATTCATGCCTATATAAATGTAATCATTTGCTTATTTTCTACttggctgtttgtgttgctctAGTCTCaggtttctttgtgtgtgttttgcagacACATAGCAGAGTTGATCTTCTACATGGAGGAGCTCAGAGCTCACGTCAGAAAGTACGGCCCTGTGATGCAGAGATATTATGTCCAGTACCTGTCTGGTTTTGATGCTGTGGTGCTGAATGAACTGGTGCAGGTATGaacacaggtgcacacacaaCTCCCAAGAACCACACTCtaaatgcacacaaactgtGACTTAAATTAAACTCTCACATAGATTAATCACCACTCTCTTACTTCACTCATACTCACATTTAATTAGTACGCACTTTCCCTCTTTAGCACAGTATTAATTAGCACCTGTCAGCTTCTGGAACTGCTTGAGTTTCAAAATCATACTTAAGTTAAACACAAGATACAGGACTTATTAAcaagattattaaaaaaaataatgaaccGAGTTTTTGGAATATCATGGCAGTGGCAGATATGATATATTCTCACATCTTTCTAACATCttttactttgtattttctAATAgaacctgtctgtgtgtccagaGGATGAGTCTATAATCATGTCTTCATTTGTCAACACTATGACCTCTCTCAGTGTGAAACAAGGTAATCCTTCATTTTCAAAAATTTTGAGAAATAGCAGTAGTGACAACATGGCCAAAGTATTTATTATACGGATAACTGGCTATATATTAGTTATCAGACTCTATCAGTGTGGTCTTAAGTCAggatgttttaatgttaatgtgtgtgtttttgaataaCCTGTTGTGCTTTTGTGTTCCAGTGGAGGATGGGGAGGTGTTTGACTTCAGAGGCATGAGACTGGACTGGTTCAGACTGCAGGTGTGCACACAAATCTAGTACTTAAATTCTTTAGAAACGCATTTCTAAAAGTCAGAGAAGTTCTGCCAGTTCAACATGGTATTTTCACCACATATCTTTTGAATTACTGTTTAATGGAAAAATTACACTCCCCTACGCTAACTCAAATTAGTACAAAATCTCACATCgaacaaacactgtattttGTCAGACAATTAAAGCCATCATTGGTGTAACTAAACCCTTTGTCTCCATCTGTTCCTTCATATCCTCCTCCTATTCTCCTGTTTTCCTTTCTGTAGGCCTACACAAGTGTTTCTAAAGCCAGTCTGGGTATAGCCGATCACAAGGAGCTTGGTAAAATGATGAACACTATCATCTTCCACACGAAGATGGTAGATTCTCTGGTGGAGATGCTGGTGGAGACGTCAGACCTGTCCATTTTCTGGTGAGACGCACGTACATTAACATACACACTAACCCATGCTGTACATAAGGTACATGTAGTAGGATGAACTGAGGGAATTGAACTGGTCTTCAGACATTTTGatctcttgtgttttttgtgtgtgtagcttCTACAGCCGCGCCTTTGAAAAGATGTTTCAGCAGTGCTTGGAGCTTCCCTCCCAGAGCCGACACTCCatctgcttccctctgctctgcacaCACTTCATGTCCTGCACACACGAGCTCTGTCCTGAGGAGGTATATACACAcccatacactcacacattcattgTAATTGTTATCACATATAACATCATTTAGCCATACATTCGCTGTTcatacaaatgtacacacattaGTAGGATGATAGTTATATTCATTCTTtattctgcttttgtttttcttctcccacAGCGTCACCACATAGGGGATCGAAGCCTGTCTTTGTGTAACATGTTTCTGGATGAGATGGCCAAACAGGCCAGAAACCTGATCACTGACATCTGCACTGAACAATGTACACTTAGCGACCAGGTAGGTAACACGCACCCACAAAGGCAGCCAATTACAAAGATTTGTTATATAtgtgatattttgggaaatacacttatttgtaTACTTTCTTGGCTACGAGTTAGAGGAGAAGATCAATACTCAGTTCTTATTTCTGTATGGCTATTTTTAAGGCGACAGCCAGCAGCCAACAGTTAGCCTAGGCTCCACACCTCTAACGCCCcctaattaacacattatgtCTCTATGTCTTTAATCGAACTGTAAGAAACAACAATTCCTCTTTTTACATGGGGTCATGTGCTAGACTATTTTTTTGGCACTGaccagttgccaggcaaccagcgGAGACTCCAGCATGTTACGGGCACCAATCAAGAGCTAGTCAGAGAAAGGCACTGATGAGAAAttagagtggtattgatcttgtCATTAAATCTGTGCCTTAAGGCGAATAAGCGTATTtccctaaaatgttgaactattcctttaagaatGAACCGGTCTCACAGTCTGTGAGAAGTTTTATTTGTCTTAATGTTTTGAGAGTTAAATATAAATCCACCCTAATTTCTGGCCGAATAATGACTTACATTTGGAAGCAGCTGGCTTATAAATGTGGAAGCCAATTAATACTCAAACATTGTAgcaattattattttattcattatctTTGCAAACAAATTCTCTGATGTCAGAGGATGTGACACAGCAGCAAGCTGGAAACACATGGGTCTTCTAAACCTATTGCATAATACTACATGCTGTCACTTTAATGTTGTGAACCCTTTGTTGATGCATATCCTTTAAAGCTTCTTAAATTTATCTTCACTGGTCTGCTTGTTTCGCTTCTTACTTTGAATAAAGCTGCAATGCTAAGAACAGCAGCCAGACCATTAATAATCAGTCTTTCTCATCGGTCTGTCCTTCCCTCAatctcttgtctttctctttgtttttttcttctttctcttgcCTTGTGTCTCCCTTCTTCTCCTACTTGTCTGTCTCTAGCTGCTTCCCAAGCACTGTGCGAAAACCATCAGTCAGGCCGTGAACAAGAAGAGCAAGAAGGCGACAGGGAAGAAAGGCGAGccggagagagagaaaccaggAGTGGAGAGCATGAGGAAGAACAGACTACTGGTCACCAAGTTAGTAACCAGAGACAGAAAATTTAAAGAGCCGGCCTTGGTCATGACTCACATTCTCTACTTTTGTCTCTATGCTTGTATTAATTAGTAATAACTGTTGGTTCTGTCATGGCTATTAATGATAGATTAACAgccttgtttttattgttggtTTGAATTCCCACAAACACTATTAAACATGCAGAAGTAATGGTGACAGCTGTTCATGCTCATGTAAACAGCTCAAATTGTTGGTGTATCATTTGTACACATTGAGTCATTCTGTTATTTTGCACATTCTACAGTGTTATCCTGCGTTCCCATAGTGCCAGTGATTTCTGCTTAAAGACTCTAGATATTTACATTGTCTCTTAAACCTCCTCCTATTCTTGTTATGTTCTACTTGTCCTTACATTTCTCTTCTGTATCTTGCCAAGCCTGTtttgaccttttctttttttcctccccagtCTGGATAAACTCCACACAGCATTATCTGAACTCTGCTTCTCCATCAACTACGTTCCCAACTTGGTGGTCTGGGAGCACACTTTCACACCAAGAGAGTACCTCACCTCGCACCTGGAGATCCGATTTACCAAgtaaacacgcacacacagataaaagaCCCATTGTTAACGTTTTGACAAAGCTCTACTCCTACCTTTTAGGTTAGCCAGCAGTACGAAAGTCAGCACCACTGCTTGAACATCTTTAGGGATCGAGCATTTTTGATATAAGTGATAGAAAGAATGGAAAGAGTCAAGAGAGTGATAGATGAAGAGCACAGATTTTGATCAAATCAAAGCTCTTgccagtttgtgtgtatttgtttgttagGTCGGTAAATACACTTTTTCTGAAGTGACCTCCATCGTGGCATTTTTTGCGTGAATCTCTGACTGTCCCTCTGTCACCAGGTCCATAGTGGGGATGACCATGTACAACCAGGCTACTCAGGAGATAGCCAAGCCCAGTGAGTTGCTGACCAGCGTCCGGGCCTACATGACAGTGCTGCAGTCCATAGAGAACTACGTCACCATCGACATCACCCGGGTCTTCAACAATGTCCTGCTGCAGCAGACACAGCACCTGGACAGCCACGGGGAACCCACCATCACCAGTCTGTATACAAACTGGTACGTTCTCTTTAAAGCTATGAGTTGAGTATGAGTTCAAGAATACGCAGAGGTATAACTAAAGCAGAGGTACCtccaaaacattttcacagctggAAGATGTGAGCTAAACAGCCTATTCACCAACTGTAGTGTTCTGATGGgatgatgattttgatgatgtTCTGATTTGCGTTTTGCACAGAAACCTCCTGCAGATGGATTAGAGTCGTTTAAAGCAACATAATTACATCTTTGTTTCttaaaattcagaaaaaatGACCCCCGAACTAATGGATAGACTAAAGCATGTAACCCATACTCAGaatgtattttatgtgtttgtgtttgtaggtATTTGGAGACATTGCTCCGTCAAGTCAGTAACGGACACATCGCCTACTTCCCCGCCATGAAGGCCTTCGTCAACCTGCCCACTGAGAACGAGCTGACTTTCAATGCTGAGGAGTACTCCGACATCTCTGGTACAGGCATTCATGCAGATTGTtcgctcacacagacacacttactGTTGCTgaagaaaaactaaatttagTTAGGGGTGTGAATGCATTTTGGAGCTGGTGTCCTTTTCCCCAGAACAAAATATGTATATGGACAGTTGTATTCCATAATAATACACATTCGCTCTCGTATAACCAACCAAAAAATACATGTCCTTACAGAGACAGCTCAGAGATAATCCTTTAGTGTTTGCTCTGCTAGAGGCAGAATTGgatttattgtaattatttgtgtatgtttgcgTGATATTTCACAGAGATGCGTTCTCTGTCTGAGCTGTTGGGGCCATACGGTATGAAATTCCTCAGTGAGAGTCTGATGTGGCACATCTCATCTCAGGTCGCAGAGTtgaaggtacacacacacacacacacacacacacacacacacacaaacacacacaaaacacagcaggatCTACTTCAATTTAAAAGTCTATCCAGAGACAGGCACTGCAAATTAGCCTCAGCTTATGTACATTACAGCTTACAAACATTGTTAGAggaaaactgttttttgttttgttttttgtcaaataaactaacaaattaaaaaaaagatactttCCAGATGTTAAGACAGTTAACATTATGGATAATCCAATTTGtacaaaacagactttttttttctttactgctTTTAAAATGCAGTCAGATCTGCTTCTGGAGcagctttttaaattattatcaGTAGTGGATCAGTATATTTGACATTAGCAATGCAACTGCAAGGCATTATAACTGAATGAATTCATCTAAAAGACAAACTCTTAACTTTGAGAATGAgacagttttcctctttttgcacacatgacaaacaatggCCTTAATGCTAAGTTTTGAACATTCttttttaatagaaataaaaatcataatcCTATTGTATAAACCTGAAGTCACAAGATGTTATTtaacactgtctgtgtgtttgtctccatgTAGAAACTGGTGGTAGAGAACATGGAGGTGCTGACCCAGATGAGGACGAGCTTTGACAAACCCGACCACATGGCTGCGCTCTTCAAGAAACTCACCTgtaatctcacacacacacacacacacacacacacatgcttagCAACATGTCAGTGTGGCAGATTCAAACCTTCTCAGTGTTGATTTGAAAGGCCAAGCCTGTATTTTCTTGTGTTGTTAAAGATTTGTTAACACTTGTTGTAAACTCGTAATACTATTAATAGAGGCCGAAGGGCAATTAAAAGTCAATACAGGCACTCAGCAGCACGCAGCACagtgaaagctgaaaaataactCTCCGCAGAAAAAGCAGCCTTATTCTTAGTTGTGAATTACTCAATTGAAGATTGATTAATGTGGCCTTTATTGTCACTTATTTACCGATCAGTTTGCTAGAATGACAGTTGTAGCTTTACCGATATAtctttgattgtttgtttttgtgtgcgtCTGTAGCTGTGGACAGTGTTTTGAAGAGAATGACCATCATTGGAGTCATTTTGTCCTTCCGCTCCCTTGCTCAGGAGGCTCTGAGAGATgtaagatgcacacacacacacacagacacacacacacacacacacacacacacagacacacacaggcacatctAGCACGCACATAACATTTGTTAATTCAAGTGCAATAAATGGATgttagaaagaaaaatattaaaaatgcataAGATCCAGTCCaagatttctttttaaacactgacactggTTTGTCTCGGTCTTACTCTCTCCAGGTGTTATCCTGTCACATTCCTTTCCTGGTCAGTTCGGTGGAAGATTTCAAGGACCACATtcccagagagacagacatgaaggtaaaacacactcacagggatgtaaaaatgaaataaccCCATTAACCTGCAGTCAGTGTTCCCTCTCCTTGtgttcatatgtttttttttttttttttggtttggtttcagGTGGCCATGAACGTCTACGAGCTGTCATCAGCAGCAGGTTTACCCTGTGAGATCGACCCAGCTCTGGTAGTGGCTCTGTCCTCACAGAAAAGTGGTGagacacgaacacacacacacaaaaatgaaaactgattcCATGTATATTCCATCTCTCGAACACTTAATTTCTGCGTCTGTGCAGAGAACATCAGTCCAGAGGAGGAGTATAAGATCGCCTGCCTGCTAATGGTGTTCGTGGCTGTTTCATTGCCAACACTGGCCAGCAACGTGATGTCCCAGTACAGCCCTGCCATTGAAGGTAAGACACTATGCTGTTGTAAAGTTGTTTTCCATactaaaaaaaactcacattcTCATATTTAAGGAGCAGGAACTAcagaatgtttggcattttgcttgaaaaaacaaaaaaaacacaactcaaagGGATTAGTGATTATTACTGATTATTGCTGTTTAATATTCTCTCCGCTGACTAATCGATTGACTAATCGTGGAGAAGAGCCTGAGAGCAGCGCGGGAGGAAATACTACATATTGTAGAGAACATAATTTCCTGCACCAACGCCATGAGACTGTTCTGCATGCAAATGAGATTGACCTCATGCCCTTAGATTGATTCGTGTGCACACAAGCCTTTTTAAATTCTGAAAATACTAATGCATTTCTTTAAAGTCAGTTTACGTATTGTGACCTGTTTAACCTTATTTGTTGTATGTGTTTCAATAAAAAGATTTATTCAGTTAAATAAACCAGATTTTTAGTCTAATAGAGACACACTGTTG is a window encoding:
- the nckap1 gene encoding nck-associated protein 1 isoform X2 yields the protein MSRGVIQPSQQKLAEKLTILNDRGIGMLTRVYNIKKQGQVWKACGDPKAKPSYLVDKNLESAVKFIVRKFPAVETRNNNLAQLQKEKSEILKNLALYYFTFVDVMEFKDHVCELLNTIDACQVFFDITVNFDLTKNYLDLVVTYTTLMIILSRIEERKAIIGLYNYAHEMTHGASDREYPRLGQMIVDYENPLKKMMEEFVPHGKSLSDALISLQMVYPRRNLSADQWRNAQLLSLISAPSTMLNPAQSDTMPCEYLSLDTMEKWIVFGFILCHAVLNSDAAALSLWKLALQSSTCLCLFRDEVFHIHKAAEDLFVNIRGYNKRINDIRECKEQALSHAGSMHRERRKFLRSALKELATVLADQPGLLGPKALFVFMALSFARDEIIWLLRHADNIQKKSTDDFIDKHIAELIFYMEELRAHVRKYGPVMQRYYVQYLSGFDAVVLNELVQNLSVCPEDESIIMSSFVNTMTSLSVKQVEDGEVFDFRGMRLDWFRLQAYTSVSKASLGIADHKELGKMMNTIIFHTKMVDSLVEMLVETSDLSIFCFYSRAFEKMFQQCLELPSQSRHSICFPLLCTHFMSCTHELCPEERHHIGDRSLSLCNMFLDEMAKQARNLITDICTEQCTLSDQLLPKHCAKTISQAVNKKSKKATGKKGEPEREKPGVESMRKNRLLVTNLDKLHTALSELCFSINYVPNLVVWEHTFTPREYLTSHLEIRFTKSIVGMTMYNQATQEIAKPSELLTSVRAYMTVLQSIENYVTIDITRVFNNVLLQQTQHLDSHGEPTITSLYTNWYLETLLRQVSNGHIAYFPAMKAFVNLPTENELTFNAEEYSDISEMRSLSELLGPYGMKFLSESLMWHISSQVAELKKLVVENMEVLTQMRTSFDKPDHMAALFKKLTSVDSVLKRMTIIGVILSFRSLAQEALRDVLSCHIPFLVSSVEDFKDHIPRETDMKVAMNVYELSSAAGLPCEIDPALVVALSSQKSENISPEEEYKIACLLMVFVAVSLPTLASNVMSQYSPAIEGHCNNIHCLAKAINQIAAALFTIHKGSIEDRLKEFLALASSSLLKIGQETDKMTTRNRESVYLLLDMIVQESPFLTMDLLESCFPYVLLRNAYHAVYKQSISANA
- the nckap1 gene encoding nck-associated protein 1 isoform X3, which gives rise to MSRGVIQPSQQKLAEKLTILNDRGIGMLTRVYNIKKACGDPKAKPSYLVDKNLESAVKFIVRKFPAVETRNNNQQLAQLQKEKSEILKNLALYYFTFVDVMEFKDHVCELLNTIDACQVFFDITVNFDLTKNYLDLVVTYTTLMIILSRIEERKAIIGLYNYAHEMTHGASDREYPRLGQMIVDYENPLKKMMEEFVPHGKSLSDALISLQMVYPRRNLSADQWRNAQLLSLISAPSTMLNPAQSDTMPCEYLSLDTMEKWIVFGFILCHAVLNSDAAALSLWKLALQSSTCLCLFRDEVFHIHKAAEDLFVNIRGYNKRINDIRECKEQALSHAGSMHRERRKFLRSALKELATVLADQPGLLGPKALFVFMALSFARDEIIWLLRHADNIQKKSTDDFIDKHIAELIFYMEELRAHVRKYGPVMQRYYVQYLSGFDAVVLNELVQNLSVCPEDESIIMSSFVNTMTSLSVKQVEDGEVFDFRGMRLDWFRLQAYTSVSKASLGIADHKELGKMMNTIIFHTKMVDSLVEMLVETSDLSIFCFYSRAFEKMFQQCLELPSQSRHSICFPLLCTHFMSCTHELCPEERHHIGDRSLSLCNMFLDEMAKQARNLITDICTEQCTLSDQLLPKHCAKTISQAVNKKSKKATGKKGEPEREKPGVESMRKNRLLVTNLDKLHTALSELCFSINYVPNLVVWEHTFTPREYLTSHLEIRFTKSIVGMTMYNQATQEIAKPSELLTSVRAYMTVLQSIENYVTIDITRVFNNVLLQQTQHLDSHGEPTITSLYTNWYLETLLRQVSNGHIAYFPAMKAFVNLPTENELTFNAEEYSDISEMRSLSELLGPYGMKFLSESLMWHISSQVAELKKLVVENMEVLTQMRTSFDKPDHMAALFKKLTSVDSVLKRMTIIGVILSFRSLAQEALRDVLSCHIPFLVSSVEDFKDHIPRETDMKVAMNVYELSSAAGLPCEIDPALVVALSSQKSENISPEEEYKIACLLMVFVAVSLPTLASNVMSQYSPAIEGHCNNIHCLAKAINQIAAALFTIHKGSIEDRLKEFLALASSSLLKIGQETDKMTTRNRESVYLLLDMIVQESPFLTMDLLESCFPYVLLRNAYHAVYKQSISANA
- the nckap1 gene encoding nck-associated protein 1 isoform X1 yields the protein MSRGVIQPSQQKLAEKLTILNDRGIGMLTRVYNIKKQGQVWKACGDPKAKPSYLVDKNLESAVKFIVRKFPAVETRNNNQQLAQLQKEKSEILKNLALYYFTFVDVMEFKDHVCELLNTIDACQVFFDITVNFDLTKNYLDLVVTYTTLMIILSRIEERKAIIGLYNYAHEMTHGASDREYPRLGQMIVDYENPLKKMMEEFVPHGKSLSDALISLQMVYPRRNLSADQWRNAQLLSLISAPSTMLNPAQSDTMPCEYLSLDTMEKWIVFGFILCHAVLNSDAAALSLWKLALQSSTCLCLFRDEVFHIHKAAEDLFVNIRGYNKRINDIRECKEQALSHAGSMHRERRKFLRSALKELATVLADQPGLLGPKALFVFMALSFARDEIIWLLRHADNIQKKSTDDFIDKHIAELIFYMEELRAHVRKYGPVMQRYYVQYLSGFDAVVLNELVQNLSVCPEDESIIMSSFVNTMTSLSVKQVEDGEVFDFRGMRLDWFRLQAYTSVSKASLGIADHKELGKMMNTIIFHTKMVDSLVEMLVETSDLSIFCFYSRAFEKMFQQCLELPSQSRHSICFPLLCTHFMSCTHELCPEERHHIGDRSLSLCNMFLDEMAKQARNLITDICTEQCTLSDQLLPKHCAKTISQAVNKKSKKATGKKGEPEREKPGVESMRKNRLLVTNLDKLHTALSELCFSINYVPNLVVWEHTFTPREYLTSHLEIRFTKSIVGMTMYNQATQEIAKPSELLTSVRAYMTVLQSIENYVTIDITRVFNNVLLQQTQHLDSHGEPTITSLYTNWYLETLLRQVSNGHIAYFPAMKAFVNLPTENELTFNAEEYSDISEMRSLSELLGPYGMKFLSESLMWHISSQVAELKKLVVENMEVLTQMRTSFDKPDHMAALFKKLTSVDSVLKRMTIIGVILSFRSLAQEALRDVLSCHIPFLVSSVEDFKDHIPRETDMKVAMNVYELSSAAGLPCEIDPALVVALSSQKSENISPEEEYKIACLLMVFVAVSLPTLASNVMSQYSPAIEGHCNNIHCLAKAINQIAAALFTIHKGSIEDRLKEFLALASSSLLKIGQETDKMTTRNRESVYLLLDMIVQESPFLTMDLLESCFPYVLLRNAYHAVYKQSISANA
- the nckap1 gene encoding nck-associated protein 1 isoform X4, whose amino-acid sequence is MSRGVIQPSQQKLAEKLTILNDRGIGMLTRVYNIKKACGDPKAKPSYLVDKNLESAVKFIVRKFPAVETRNNNLAQLQKEKSEILKNLALYYFTFVDVMEFKDHVCELLNTIDACQVFFDITVNFDLTKNYLDLVVTYTTLMIILSRIEERKAIIGLYNYAHEMTHGASDREYPRLGQMIVDYENPLKKMMEEFVPHGKSLSDALISLQMVYPRRNLSADQWRNAQLLSLISAPSTMLNPAQSDTMPCEYLSLDTMEKWIVFGFILCHAVLNSDAAALSLWKLALQSSTCLCLFRDEVFHIHKAAEDLFVNIRGYNKRINDIRECKEQALSHAGSMHRERRKFLRSALKELATVLADQPGLLGPKALFVFMALSFARDEIIWLLRHADNIQKKSTDDFIDKHIAELIFYMEELRAHVRKYGPVMQRYYVQYLSGFDAVVLNELVQNLSVCPEDESIIMSSFVNTMTSLSVKQVEDGEVFDFRGMRLDWFRLQAYTSVSKASLGIADHKELGKMMNTIIFHTKMVDSLVEMLVETSDLSIFCFYSRAFEKMFQQCLELPSQSRHSICFPLLCTHFMSCTHELCPEERHHIGDRSLSLCNMFLDEMAKQARNLITDICTEQCTLSDQLLPKHCAKTISQAVNKKSKKATGKKGEPEREKPGVESMRKNRLLVTNLDKLHTALSELCFSINYVPNLVVWEHTFTPREYLTSHLEIRFTKSIVGMTMYNQATQEIAKPSELLTSVRAYMTVLQSIENYVTIDITRVFNNVLLQQTQHLDSHGEPTITSLYTNWYLETLLRQVSNGHIAYFPAMKAFVNLPTENELTFNAEEYSDISEMRSLSELLGPYGMKFLSESLMWHISSQVAELKKLVVENMEVLTQMRTSFDKPDHMAALFKKLTSVDSVLKRMTIIGVILSFRSLAQEALRDVLSCHIPFLVSSVEDFKDHIPRETDMKVAMNVYELSSAAGLPCEIDPALVVALSSQKSENISPEEEYKIACLLMVFVAVSLPTLASNVMSQYSPAIEGHCNNIHCLAKAINQIAAALFTIHKGSIEDRLKEFLALASSSLLKIGQETDKMTTRNRESVYLLLDMIVQESPFLTMDLLESCFPYVLLRNAYHAVYKQSISANA